Part of the uncultured Desulfobacter sp. genome, AAGCGGGCTTCTTTATTAAGGAAAAAGTTAAAGGGGCAGAGAAAAAGGAGAGACGTCAAACATGCAACTGAAATTATTTGCAAATCTTGGGAATATAGTATTATCGATTTCTGATGCCCTGGACTTGGCATACCCCTCTCTTGCCATGCACCAGCAACGCGTTGCGTTTATAGCCTGGGAGCTGGCCAGGAAGGCAAATCTGGACAAAAAGCGAATCGAGCGGCTTTTTCTCGCTGGCCTGCTTCATGATATCGGAGCATTATCAAACGAGGAAAAAAGAACGCTTCACGCCAATGAAACATCCAGGGTTGACGGGCATTGCATTCGCGGAAGCAATCTTTTCAAGTCTAATCCGTGGCTCGCTGACGGAGCAGACTTGATAAAATACCATCACCGGGAATGGAATACTTGGGATACCCCTCGAAATACTCCGCTAATATTTGATTCGCAAATACTGTTCCTTGCCGACCATCTGGAGCGGCATATCATGCGGAACAAATATATTTTACAACAGAAAGATGAGCTTTGTGCCTTTGTTAAAGGGCTTGCCGGGGAACAAATAGACCGTGACGTAACCGAATTACTGCTTGAAATATCAGTCAGGGAAGAATTCTGGCTGGATTTGACATCTCCCCGTCTTTATTCATTGCTTTTACACAATGGCCCGCTCCAGAACCTTGAGTTAGATATCAACAATATTATTACTTTTGCCGAACTGCTTGGAATGATCGTTGATTTTAAATCACCTTACACAGCCACACACTCCTCTGGTGTCGCCCATTGTTCATTGCTACTGGGTGAACTCGCGGGGATGTCAAAGTCTGAGATAAAGTTGCTGGAACTGGCAGGTTTACTCCACGATCTCGGCAAGCTGGTTATCCCAAACGCAATACTTGAGAAGCCCTCGCGCCTGACATCAGATGAAATGACAATTATAAAACAGCATCCC contains:
- a CDS encoding HD domain-containing phosphohydrolase; its protein translation is MQLKLFANLGNIVLSISDALDLAYPSLAMHQQRVAFIAWELARKANLDKKRIERLFLAGLLHDIGALSNEEKRTLHANETSRVDGHCIRGSNLFKSNPWLADGADLIKYHHREWNTWDTPRNTPLIFDSQILFLADHLERHIMRNKYILQQKDELCAFVKGLAGEQIDRDVTELLLEISVREEFWLDLTSPRLYSLLLHNGPLQNLELDINNIITFAELLGMIVDFKSPYTATHSSGVAHCSLLLGELAGMSKSEIKLLELAGLLHDLGKLVIPNAILEKPSRLTSDEMTIIKQHPYYTFSILSTISGLQSVAEWAAFHHERLDGNGYPFHKKSHEMNTGVRIIAASDIFTALVEDRPYRKGMDTLKIKKILLDSVSSGIQDSKIVNYLVQNIEDIGREVKERQNQAENFYHSKIE